Proteins found in one Aspergillus puulaauensis MK2 DNA, chromosome 8, nearly complete sequence genomic segment:
- a CDS encoding putative protein kinase (COG:T;~EggNog:ENOG410PMT2;~InterPro:IPR000719,IPR011009;~PFAM:PF00069;~go_function: GO:0004672 - protein kinase activity [Evidence IEA];~go_function: GO:0005524 - ATP binding [Evidence IEA];~go_process: GO:0006468 - protein phosphorylation [Evidence IEA]), protein MGTIKRSIPRLSSLLRKNPFPMPPPGPLLPRDTLVDEEISPIYDSKNYYPAKPGGVLADRYQILIKVGWGVSSTVWLARDLQGDIEGPENVVTLKITNHNATSTGHERDIEEHISTTDPSHRGHSLIRTLLDSFNVDGPEGSHLCLAYLPMREPLSLYQRRFDNRRMPLPLIKTYIRALLTGLDYLHMECRTVHTDLKLENIMVSFEDPTVLSDFMNSQLDQPTPYRIDATGRPIYLSCNDFGPLKGLRSIPQLVDFGLATRLEEEDDWGVWPIQPDHYRAPEVILGNGWQMPADIWNIGVLLWDLIGGEELFRHIHDQQGRYDAKLHIAEMIALLGPPPPEIMERYQSMRDFTWPEPIRPKREDDKVCSSAGEYFDGPLFDDKGRFMYKELIPDRKLVDTVPFLDEEDKESFLDLAKAMLVWHPDERKRAGDLAEHPFLQLKGP, encoded by the exons ATGGGTACAATAAAGAGGTCAATTCCTCGTCTATCCTCCTTGCTCCGCAAGAATCCCTTTCCAATGCCTCCTCCGGGGCCACTTTTACCGCGTGACACACTTGTTGACGAAGAGATCTCCCCAATCTATGATTCCAAAAATTACTACCCGGCAAAACCTGGAGGTGTACTTGCTGATCGCTATCAAATCCTGATCAAGGTCGGCTGGGGCGTATCCTCAACAGTATGGCTCGCGCGTGACTTGCAGGG AGATATCGAGGGCCCAGAAAATGTTGTGACCTTAAAAATAACGAATCATAATGCGACTTCTACTGGTCACGAGCGCGATATTGAAGAGCATATTTCGACGACAGACCCATCACACCGGGGTCACTCTCTCATTCGAACATTACTAGACTCATTTAATGTTGATGGACCAGAGGGCTCGCACTTATGCCTTGCGTATCTGCCTATGAGGGAGCCACTTTCTCTTTACCAGCGGCGTTTCGACAATCGAAGGATGCCCCTTCCCCTTATCAAAACTTACATCCGTGCTCTTCTTACGGGGCTTGATTATCTTCATATGGAGTGCAGGACAGTCCATACTG ATCTGAAGCTTGAAAATATCATGGTTTCGTTTGAAGATCCAACTGTGCTTTCTGATTTCATGAATTCCCAGCTTGACCAGCCGACACCATATAGGATTGATGCGACTGGACGGCCAATATATCTGTCCTGCAATGATTTCGGACCTTTGAAGGGCTTGAGGAGCATACCACAGCTGGTTGATTTCGGCCTGGCAACTAgactcgaggaagaggacgactGGGGAGTCTGGCCTATCCAGCCAGACCACTATCGGGCCCCGGAGGTAATATTAGGTAATGGGTGGCAGATGCCTGCAGATATTTGGAATATTGGTGTTCTG CTATGGGATCTCATCGGCGGAGAAGAACTATTCCGCCACATTCATGATCAACAAGGCCGCTATGATGCAAAATTACACATTGCCGAAATGATAGCATTACTTGGCCCACCTCCTCCGGAAATCATGGAAAGGTACCAGTCCATGCGAGATTTCACATGGCCAGAACCAATCAGACCCAAACGAGAAGACGACAAAGTATGCTCAAGCGCCGGGGAGTACTTTGATGGGCCACTTTTCGATGACAAAG GTCGCTTTATGTATAAAGAGCTAATCCCAGACCGGAAGCTAGTCGATACGGTTCCATTtctggacgaagaggacaaaGAATCTTTCCTGGATCTTGCCAAAGCAATGCTTGTTTGGCATCCAGATGAGAGAAAACGGGCAGGAGATCTGGCGGAGCATCCCTTTTTACAATTGAAGGGACCGTGA
- the DCL2_2 gene encoding putative RNA helicase/RNAse III (COG:L;~EggNog:ENOG410Q18B;~InterPro:IPR027417,IPR038248,IPR005034,IPR036389, IPR000999,IPR001650,IPR014001,IPR011545;~PFAM:PF03368,PF00270,PF00271,PF00636,PF04851, PF14622;~go_function: GO:0003676 - nucleic acid binding [Evidence IEA];~go_function: GO:0004525 - ribonuclease III activity [Evidence IEA];~go_function: GO:0005524 - ATP binding [Evidence IEA];~go_function: GO:0016891 - endoribonuclease activity, producing 5'-phosphomonoesters [Evidence IEA];~go_process: GO:0006396 - RNA processing [Evidence IEA]), whose amino-acid sequence MGPVPSGDPDPGYRARSYQLEMFEASLKNNIVVAMGTGSGKTHIALLRIMHELENGDGKKLIWFLAPTVALCLQQHRAISQHIPAAKSRTLTGLDKVELWTEQVVWDTVLSDMQVVVSTPAVLLDAMTHGFVRISRLGLIIFDEAHHCTQNHPANRVMRYFYHPTLAKSGPNAVPRILGLTASAGSNRDELRTIEENLHSVCTTPQAHRHELLEHTHKPQLQRVLYTPLAIEGASLWGGTEKALVEAYQMLDIENDPYVKRLRASEPHGIALQRVLMTGNTYCSEQLKKFVRRVAHISAELGPWAADYFIWESTQQLRGSAVYTSLTMDMDDDERKYLVDILSKLSVPKLNIHSTNPADFPVSPKCEALISFLLNTDEPEFSGLIFVQQRATVAVMAHLLSVHPFTRDRFRTGGFIGMSNSTKKKEMLGDLLTVKMQRDTLDDFRHGRKNLIVATDVLEEGIDVSACSVVVSYDKPPNLKSFVQRRGRARRRHSTYAMVLSTEDDVSSLEKWHIVEKAMEKAYQEDRSRLEELRALETINEDVHAQFIVESTEAILTADNAMQHLYHFCSTLPSQKRVRTKPEFSFQRHEDGVLKGKVTLPSCVVPSARCAEGKRWWKTERAARKEAAFQAYKALYEHGLVNDNLLPLTKSQDFTKGDRRLSGAITEVLDQYDPWVDWAYAWMLPNVHKTRITVRLNEDEVYMNMFSPVAIPLLEALTLFWDSESTYTLEFRTSEPVPMTDESVESLKSITALYLQATSTGWLGGTRDYSTLFSPNLHPGEWTAWLNENQGYEPALKVFSSQRSVDRIGIVRDKSRYDGILLLNKWVNGNDGLEIECDPFPKRRNLLQRQGLATKRYDSDEKLESPTKRRIVPADQCTISRLPAKETVFGRFIATILNRLEAALVATKLCETILRDIHFNELRHVITAITTPAAEAPTNYQRYEFFGDTVLKFSVASFLYHQHPNWHEHYLSEGLRAIVENPRLAREAVDRDLGSFIISKGFNARKWSAPLISEKINTSRGRRDMSTKVLADVVEALIGAAYIDGGLAKAQACISRFLPEVQLPVPRPDSGPMSQGQDHQPHLIQQDTLEENIGYTFNDKSLLMEALTHGSCQHDASTQSYQRLEFLGDAVLDMLIVDTILMHPIELPQGRMTKIKATVVNASLLAFLCMEFSWPMPIRRPTTVPEAEVEMEPIEHASETLHLYSYLRHSPGTPLITNNSNSGSSSNTALTRYITLRPAILHSLATSRTYPRELLSALNPDKFFSDIIESIIGAIFVDSGRDLTPCREFIHRLGLVQYLERILDENIDVEHPIQKAQMGLQKLASKAGSPWKFNYHTVRVSGLGSEREHNRVYNKVVDGDVVVDVNADADATTDGRNGDLDPSDPSSSSSSDADSDSDPDADPSAGPTYTCTIPMHGLGFDVEEVVVTGCLSREEAEVRAASVVIELLMQKGVIIEADDETGDREELERAEMA is encoded by the exons ATGGGCCCTGTCCCGTCGGGGGACCCCGACCCTGGATATCGGGCGCGGAGCTACCAGTTGGAGATGTTCGAGGCGAGCCTGAAGAACAATATCGTCGTTGCG ATGGGCACTGGGAGCGGTAAAACACACAT TGCTCTGCTCCGGATCATGCACGAGTTGGAGAACGGCGATGGAAAGAAG TTGATATGGTTCTTGGCACCGACCGTCGCCCTCTGCCTGCAGCAACACCGTGCCATCTCCCAACACATCCCTGCTGCAAAGTCTCGCACGCTCACTGGGCTGGACAAGGTTGAGTTGTGGACGGAGCAAGTGGTTTGGGACACCGTGCTGAGTGACATGCAGGTGGTCGTTTCGACGCCTGCTGTACTTCTGGATGCAATGACCCATGGCTTTGTTAGGATTTCGCGCCTGGGGTTAATCATATTCGATGAAG CGCACCATTGCACTCAGAACCACCCAGCAAATAGGGTGATGAGATATTTTTACCATCCAACCCTTGCGAAATCTGGTCCCAACGCTGTTCCCCGCATTCTGGGTCTGACAGCCAGCGCTGGTTCTAATCGTGATGAATTACG AACAATTGAAGAAAACCTCCATTCGGTCTGCACCACCCCCCAAGCGCACCGCCATGAACTGCTTGAGCACACCCATAAGCCTCAGCTGCAGCGTGTCCTCTATACACCACTGGCAATTGAAGGTGCTTCGCTTTGGGGCGGAACTGAAAAGGCCCTCGTTGAAGCTTATCAGATGTTGGACATAGAAAATGACCCCTACGTTAAAAGACTTAGAGCTAGCGAGCCACATGGGATAGCACTACAGCGGGTGCTCATGACTGGGAACACTTACTGCAGCGAGCAACTCAAAAAGTTTGTTCGCAGGGTCGCACATATTTCAGCCGAGCTTGGGCCATGGGCGGCCGACTACTTTATCTGGGAGTCAACCCAGCAGCTCCGTGGGAGTGCTGTTTATACTTCACTCACGATGGAcatggacgatgatgagcGGAAGTATTTGGTTGACATTCTGTCCAAACTGTCTGTCCCCAAGCTTAACATCCATTCGACCAATCCTGCAGACTTCCCGGTGTCACCGAAATGCGAGGCTCTGATATCCTTCTTGCTCAATACCGATGAGCCAGAATTCTCCGGGCTGATATTTGTGCAGCAGCGAGCAACTGTTGCTGTCATGGCCCACCTGCTTTCGGTTCACCCTTTCACAAGGGATCGATTTCGTACTGGCGGTTTCATTGGAATGTCAAACTCTaccaagaaaaaggaaatgTTGGGCGACCTCCTCACGGTGAAGATGCAGCGGGACACATTGGACGACTTCCGACACGGCAGAAAGAATCTGATTGTTGCCACTGatgtgctggaggagggtaTCGACGTGAGCGCGTGTAGCGTGGTGGTATCCTACGACAAGCCGCCGAACCTTAAGTCGTTTGTGCAGCGACGCGGACGTGCTAGGCGTCGGCACTCGACGTATGCAATGGTCCTTTCTACGGAGGACGATGTCTCCTCATTAGAGAAGTGGCACATCGTGGAGAAAGCGATGGAAAAGGCCTATCAAGAGGACAGGAGCCGCTTGGAAGAGCTCCGTGCGCTGGAAACCATCAATGAGGATGTCCATGCACAGTTTATCGTAGAatctacgga AGCCATTTTAACAGCTGATAATGCTATGCAACACCTATACCATTTCTGCTCTACACTCCCGAGCCAGAAACGTGTTAGAACGAAGCCTGAGTTTTCGTTTCAGAGACACGAGGATGGTGTGTTGAAAGGCAAAGTGACGCTGCCCAGCTGCGTAGTCCCATCGGCTAGATGCGCAGAAGGGaagcggtggtggaagacggAACGTGCGGCAAGAAAGGAAGCCGCTTTCCAGGCGTATAAGGCATTATACGAGCATGGGCTGGTGAATGACAACCTTCTCCCGCTGACCAAGAGTCAGGACTTTACTAAAGGCGATCGTCGTTTGTCGGGAGCTATCACAGAGGTCCTCGATCAGTATGACCCCTGGGTAGACTGGGCATATGCATGGATGCTACCAAATGTGCATAAAACCCGCATCACTGTTCGCTTGAACGAAGATGAGGTATATATGAACATGTTTTCCCCGGTTGCAATTCCGCTACTTGAAGCGCTCACCCTTTTTTGGGATAGCGAGTCAACATATACTCTCGAGTTCAGAACCTCAGAGCCAGTCCCAATGACCGACGAAAGTGTTGAGAGCCTGAAAAGCATCACTGCCCTGTATCTACAAGCCACCTCGACAGGATGGTTGGGTGGTACACGCGACTATTCCACACTGTTTAGCCCGAACTTGCATCCTGGGGAGTGGACAGCCTGGTTAAACGAGAACCAAGGGTACGAGCCAGCACTGAAAGTTTTCTCCAGCCAGAGAAGTGTCGACCGTATAGGTATCGTCCGAGACAAGTCTCGTTATGACGGTATTCTATTGTTGAATAAATGGGTCAATGGGAACGACGGGCTTGAGATTGAATGCGATCCGTTTCCAAAACGAAGGAATCTTCTTCAAAGGCAAGGGCTCGCCACAAAAAGATACGACAGCGACGAAAAACTCGAATCACCGACGAAGAGGCGTATTGTTCCTGCCGACCAATGCACGATAAGCAGACTCCCCGCCAAAGAGACGGTATTCGGTCGGTTCATTGCTACTATCCTTAACAGATTAGAGGCCGCACTGGTTGCGACCAAGCTATGCGAAACGATTTTACGAGATATACACTTTAACGAGCTACGACATGTTATAACTGCGATCACAACACCAGCTGCTGAGGCGCCAACGAACTACCAACGCTATGAGTTCTTCGGTGATACGGTTCTCAAATTCAGCGTCGCCTCCTTTCTTTACCACCAACACCCAAACTGGCACGAGCACTATCTTTCCGAAGGCCTTAGAGCAATCGTCGAGAACCCTCGTCTGGCTCGCGAAGCAGTTGACCGTGACCTTGGATCTTTTATTATCAGCAAAGGATTTAACGCGCGCAAATGGTCTGCTCCGTTGATTTCTGAAAAGATCAACACGAGCCGAGGTAGGCGCGATATGTCCACAAAAGTCCTCGCCGACGTTGTCGAGGCGCTTATCGGCGCTGCATACATTGATGGAGGCCTTGCTAAAGCGCAGGCTTGTATTAGCCGCTTTCTCCCGGAGGTTCAGCTCCCAGTACCCAGGCCTGATAGTGGTCCCATGTCTCAGGGCCAAGACCATCAGCCACATCTCATCCAGCAGGACACCCTCGAGGAGAACATCGGCTACACCTTCAATGATAAGTCCCTACTGATGGAAGCTCTTACCCACGGTTCGTGCCAGCACGATGCCTCAACGCAGTCATACCAGCGGCTTGAGTTCCTCGGCGACGCTGTTCTCGACATGCTCATCGTGGACACCATCCTCATGCATCCTATTGAACTTCCACAGGGCAGAATGACCAAGATCAAGGCCACCGTTGTAAATGCTAGCCTCCTTGCCTTCCTATGTATGGAGTTCTCCTGGCCAATGCCAATCCGCCGCCCAACAACCGTTCCCGAAGCAGAGGTCGAAATGGAGCCAATAGAACACGCATCAGAAACGCTCCACTTATACAGCTACCTCAGGCACTCCCCCGGTACACCTCTCATAACCAATAATTCGAATTCAGGCTCTTCCTCTAACACTGCTCTGACCCGCTACATAACTCTCCGCCCCGCAATCCTGCACTCCCTCGCCACCTCAAGAACGTACCCTAGGGAGCTCCTCTCCGCGCTGAACCCCGATAAGTTCTTCTCCGACATCATCGAGTCCATTATCGGCGCCATATTCGTCGACTCAGGCAGGGATCTAACTCCATGCCGCGAGTTTATTCACCGACTAGGTCTGGTGCAATACTTGGAGCGCATCCTTGACGAGAACATCGACGTGGAACATCCAATCCAGAAGGCGCAGATGGGTTTGCAAAAACTTGCCAGTAAGGCCGGATCACCATGGAAGTTCAATTATCACACCGTGAGGGTATCGGGTTTGGGTTCGGAGCGGGAGCACAACCGTGTTTATAATAAGGTCGTCGATGGCGATGTGGTTGTAGATGTCAACGCTGACGCTGACGCAACGACTGATGGCCGGAATGGAGATTTGGATCCATCTGATCCTAGTTCTAGTTCTAGTTCTGAtgctgactctgactctgatcCCGATGCCGACCCTAGTGCGGGCCCGACGTATACGTGCACGATTCCAATGCATGGCCTTGGGTTTGAtgttgaggaggttgttgtgaCTGGGTGCTTGAGCAGAGAGGAAGCGGAGGTTCGGGCTGCTTCTGTGGTGATCGAGTTACTGATGCAGAAAGGAGTAATCATTGAGGCAGATGATGAAACAGGAGATAGAGAAGAATTGGAACGAGCTGAGATGGCATGA
- a CDS encoding uncharacterized protein (COG:S;~EggNog:ENOG410PK1Q;~InterPro:IPR019273,IPR040115;~PFAM:PF10058;~TransMembrane:2 (i49-72o78-95i);~go_process: GO:0071786 - endoplasmic reticulum tubular network organization [Evidence IEA]), translating into MVSLWPFGGEDNSPASFEKTLSTLSTKITRATSRLDLHRQHARRFKALWTLYTSFIYLLYTVILALVLGWQNWGVKEYAAILGGPVIIYAVRAVGSKYFEYRINNTNRYLDTLQKQRDETIEKLKVATKYNSTQQLLEKYAGDSPKQGQGRSKNGEQKPKSEGKRKASGQQQQQQQQPPVQRTGLPPPPTANIRRPAPPQPELPPSPYPPQQQQQQQQQQQFEKPLPAPPPGLDEPGFAPNAFPASQQYIEQSHWYDRLLDVLLGEDETQPKNRIVLICSSCRLVNGQAPPGVKTLEELGRWRCGGCGAWNGEESATKKALADIKAGSDPAEAVSDAEADAKHPSSVSTGDGTDDGVLVTKEEDQDQIETGSSSGAETPGEEVVDEQEDEEEVQPEPAPVPVPAPKTRSQNATRRRGRKG; encoded by the exons ATGGTGTCCCTCTGGCCGTTCGGG GGCGAAGACAACTCCCCCGCCTCCTTCGAAAAAACCCTCTCCACTCTCTCGACCAAAATCACCCGTGCCACCTCCCGCCTCGACCTTCACCGCCAGCATGCCCGCCGCTTCAAGGCCCTCTGGACCCTCTACACCTCCTTCATCTACCTCCTCTACACCGTTATTCTCGCGCTTGTCCTAGGATGGCAAAACTGGGGCGTGAAAGAATATGCCGCTATCCTCGGCGGGCCCGTCAT CATCTACGCAGTCCGCGCAGTAGGAAGCAAGTACTTCGAATACCGGATTAACAACACCAATCGCTACCTAGACACTCTCCAGAAGCAGCGCGACGAAACAatcgagaagctcaaggtcGCTACGAAATACAATTCCAcgcagcagctgctcgagAAATACGCCGGCGATTCTCCCAAGCAAGGACAAGGGCGGTCGAAAAACGGCGAGCAGAAACCGAAGTCGGAGGGGAAACGCAAGGCGTcgggacagcagcagcagcagcagcaacagcccccAGTTCAGAGAACTGGTCTCCCTCCCCCACCTACCGCGAATATCCGCCGACCTGCACCTCCACAACCGGAGCTACCACCTTCACCGTACCccccgcaacagcagcagcagcagcagcagcagcagcaatttGAAAAGCCTCTTCCCGCGCCTCCACCCGGCCTAGACGAACCCGGATTCGCACCGAATGCCTTCCCCGCCTCGCAGCAATACATCGAACAATCCCACTGGTATGACCGCCTTCTAgacgtcctcctcggcgaAGACGAAACCCAACCAAAGAACCGGATCGTATTGATCTGCTCGTCATGCCGACTCGTGAACGGCCAAGCACCACCGGGAGTGAAAACCCTCGAGGAACTCGGCCGCTGGCGGTGCGGGGGCTGCGGTGCATGGAACGGCGAGGAAAGCGCGACTAAAAAGGCCCTCGCTGATATCAAGGCTGGGTCTGATCCTGCAGAGGCCGTCTCTGATGCAGAGGCAGATGCCAAACACCCCTCCTCGGTGTCTACGGGCGACGGAACCGATGACGGTGTTCTTGtgacgaaggaggaggaccaGGATCAGATCGAAACGGGGAGTTCCTCCGGTGCGGAAACGCCCGGCGAAGAAGTGGTGGATGAgcaagaggatgaagaggaggtgCAGCCTGAGCCAGCcccagtgccagtgccagcgccGAAGACTAGATCCCAGAATGCCACGAGGCGCCGTGGACGGAAGGGGTAG
- a CDS encoding uncharacterized protein (COG:G;~EggNog:ENOG410PGDT;~InterPro:IPR011701,IPR036259;~PFAM:PF07690;~TransMembrane:10 (i104-125o131-151i163-191o211-231i279-303o315-335i347-368o374-394i406-423o435-456i);~go_function: GO:0022857 - transmembrane transporter activity [Evidence IEA];~go_process: GO:0055085 - transmembrane transport [Evidence IEA]), with amino-acid sequence MDTSTQDSRSDKDKKNNVDHIEKTAPEKIDTTHTDEAMKVLAGYTGDESWEPSDERRLVRKVDWRLLPLLCMTYGLQYYDKAMLSQAALFGLREDLGLLIGDRYAMSAAIFYLGFIVGAYPTMALAQRYPIHHVASLTVTIWGICLILTPACHNYQSLYAQRFFLGVLESGISPMFMMIVGGCCTGYVSIFSPLVNYGLGHIKGSLSSWKYMYLFAGALTIVWGIILNFVLPPDPVSARGFTDRERYISVARLRTNNSGVRNTHFKMGQVVELLLDLKFWLIFFTAFLAMIANAPISTFTPIIINSFGFSTLHSLLLVIPSGFYGGTMMLLMPYLSYKFTTKNIRSWLVIGCQMVTMVAALLLLLLPLNETGGLLFACYIMPTMGAGYAVLMGLQIANIAGYTKRSLSSSGLYIGYCLGNFVGPLCFREQDSPRYVPGFIVTVVTTFIAAVLVLVYRMICLWDNRRRDATGVLEGFEHAYEDDLTDKTNPQFRYTV; translated from the exons ATGGACACCTCTACCCAGGACAGCCGGTCCGACAAGGACAAAAAAAACAATGTCGACCATATTGAAAAGACCGCCCCTGAAAAGATCGACACCACCCATACCGATGAGGCGATGAAAGTGCTGGCCGGCTACACCGGCGATGAGTCGTGGGAGCCCAGCGATGAAAGGCGTCTGGTCCGGAAAGTTGACTGGAGGCTGCTTCCATTGCTATGCATGACATATGGGCTGCAGTACTATGACAAGGCCATGCTGTCCCAGGCT GCTTTATTCGGACTGCGTGAGGACTTGGGTCTGCTTATCGGTGACCGTTATGCTATGTCTGCGGCCATCTTCTATCTAGGGTTCATTGTCGGCGCGTACCCTACTATGGCTCTCGCGCAGAGATACCCCATCCACCATGTGGCCTCGCTCACGGTTACAATTTGGGGGATTTGTCTCATCTTGACACCGGCGTGCCACAACTATCAGTCTCTGTATGCccagcgcttcttcctcggggtGCTGGAGAGCGGCATCAGTCCGATGTTTATGATGATTGTG GGTGGCTG CTGCACCGGATACGTCAGCATCTTCTCGCCCCTCGTCAACTACGGACTCGGCCACATCAAGGGCTCGCTGTCCTCCTGGAAATACATGTATCTCTTCGCCGGCGCTCTCACCATAGTATGgggcatcatcctcaacttcGTCCTTCCACCCGACCCCGTGAGCGCCCGCGGCTTTACTGACCGTGAGCGCTACATCTCTGTCGCGCGTCTACGAACCAATAACTCCGGTGTACGCAACACCCACTTCAAGATGGGCCAGGTCGTTGAGTTACTGCTGGATTTGAAATTCTGGCTGATATTCTTCACGGCCTTCCTTGCCATGATTGCCAACGCACCGATCTCCACCTTTACTCCGATCATTATCAATTCCTTCGGTTTCAGTACTCTCCATTCCCTCCTTCTGGTCATTCCCTCGGGCTTCTATGGCGGAACCATGATGCTGCTCATGCCGTATCTTTCCTACAAGTTTACTACCAAGAACATTCGTTCATGGCTGGTAATTGGATGTCAGATGGTTACCATGGTTGCAGCATTGCTTCTACTGCTCCTCCCTCTAAACGAAACCGGTGGTCTTCTTTTCGCCTGCTATATCATGCCGACAATGGGCGCAGGCTATGCGGTGCTCATGGGCCTACAGATCGCCAATATCGCAGGTTATACAAAGcgatctctttcttcttcgggaCTCTACATTGGTTACTGTCTTG GCAATTTTGTGGGACCTCTGTGTTTCAGAGAACAGGATTCTCCGCGCTATGTGCCGGGATTCATAGTCACCGTTGTGACCACTTTTATCGCTGCAGTTCTGGTGCTCGTCTACCGTATGATCTGCCTCTGGGATAATCGTCGCAGGGACGCTACTGGGGTTCTCGAAGGATTCGAGCACGCGTATGAAGATGATTTGACTGACAAGACG AATCCTCAATTCCGGTACACTGTTTAA
- a CDS encoding MBL fold metallo-hydrolase (COG:S;~EggNog:ENOG410PH0D;~InterPro:IPR001279,IPR036866), giving the protein MAQDRLFEIPPGETITVKLINPVNFGPSHLKRFMTPQVPGLDTFARNPAFSFLLEHSSGRKLVFDLGIRKDYQNYAPKIANYIPTTGYNIEVTHNVADILQEHGIAPKEIEAVIWSHWHWDHIGDPSTFPPTTDLIVGPGFKAALLPGAPANPDSPILESDYTGRTLREITFNHDTLQIGQFPAFDYFGDGSFYLLDSPGHAIGHLCGLARTTRNPDTFVLLGGDIAHYTGIFRPSKHRPIPDSNPTNTGDYPWAALNLEAGFCPGSAWEELQASRGRGKEDTLFDPTFGYDVPLAIETVRKLQEIDCDEDVFVVIAHDFAVRDGVVHFPEALNEWKARGWGRELRWAFLRQLEGYWRERGLLNST; this is encoded by the exons ATGGCTCAAGACCGACTCTTTGAAATCCCCCCTGGGGAGACCATCACCGTCAAACTGATCAATCCGGTGAACTTCGGCCCTTCGCATCTCAAACGCTTCATGACCCCCCAAGTCCCAGGCCTCGACACCTTCGCCAGAAACCCAGCATTCTCATTCCTGCTTGAGCACAGCTCAGGCCGCAAGCTGGTTTTCGACCTCGGAATCCGCAAGGACTACCAGAACTACGCGCCAAAGATTGCGAACTATATCCCGACAACGGGGTACAATATCGAGGTCACCCATAATGTCGCCGATATCCTGCAGGAGCACGGCATTGCACCCAAGGAAATCGAGGCTGTGATATGGAG CCACTGGCACTGGGACCACATCGGCGACCCATCCACCTTCCCCCCAACAACAGACCTCATCGTCGGCCCTGGATTCAAAGCAGCCCTGCTCCCAGGCGCCCCTGCAAACCCTGACTCTCCCATCCTCGAGAGTGACTACAC CGGCCGCACCCTTCGAGAAATCACCTTCAACCACGATACCCTGCAAATCGGCCAATTCCCAGCCTTCGACTACTTCGGCGACGGCTCCTTCTACCTCCTCGACAGCCCAGGCCACGCAATCGGACACTTGTGTGGTCTCGCGCGCACTACCAGGAACCCGGATACATTCGTGCTTCTGGGCGGGGATATCGCGCACTATACTGGAATATTCCGGCCGTCGAAACACCGTCCCATCCCGGACTCTAACCCTACCAATACGGGTGATTATCCATGGGCTGCTTTAAACCTGGAGGCGGGGTTCTGCCCCGGTAGTGCATGGGAGGAACTGCAGGCTAGTCGGGGGCGTGGGAAGGAGGATACTCTGTTTGATCCGACGTTTGGATACGATGTGCCGCTGGCGATTGAGACGGTGAGGAAGTTGCAGGAGATTGACTGCGACGAGGACGTGTTTGTGGTTATTGCGCATGACTTTGCGGTGCGGGATGGGGTGGTGCATTTTCCGGAGGCGCTGAATGAGTGGAAGGCCAGGGGGTGGGGGAGGGAGCTGAGGTGGGCGTTTTTGAGGCAGTTGGAGGGGTattggagggagagggggctACTGAATAGTACATAG